From a single Drosophila sulfurigaster albostrigata strain 15112-1811.04 chromosome 3, ASM2355843v2, whole genome shotgun sequence genomic region:
- the LOC133840876 gene encoding arginine-glutamic acid dipeptide repeats protein isoform X4 — translation MAASTQGEIRVGPGHQVNDVYAKLPDYNPISSFPVDKETDERELEETRWSPGVVADGDLLMFLRAARSMAAFQGMCDGGLEDGCLAASRDDTTINALDVLHDSGYDPGKALQALVKCPVSKGIDKKWTEDETKKFIKGLRQFGKNFFRIHKDLLPHKDTPELVEFYYLWKKTPGANNNRPHRRRRQSALRRNRVTRANNSTPPKKEDTPEPQAATTATAAASAADTAASRSSPAVSKEENSSLTEDDASECDSDSSLTNKRDESPSRMRTRNKQQNNNNNNNSSSASNATGGGGVGGGGGASAAAAAAASVNASGNTGSGGKDQSSGGAGNANSSSVANGKRPKRGSETPDAAAAASVDSPKTPTKSVAEGSSNKRKGGKQDTPNKKKRTETETNSSSEQTNNSNDDNAIKDTIKQRKRPDSPVESMNSDSRPDSVLDDGESNTTDTDGRTAEQQSSKDGKELNCKEESAVTLTGELDAKSELNEKPIKMETSCADDSKDTIKNMDEETNIQAPTSIQPLSLKPTHVDGLMKESSSLEAPPVIAAVAPIAMKVPTIATVEALNASVDRDRKEAIEKMDICESDAARDPELLKKLASIKQEASPQQQQQQQLQQQQQQQQQLQQQQQQQQQQQQQLPIVPPVSAAAGPLQEPVYIKKEPMEDSMDATCNQNSNEPQDLKVKIEIKNEDHKINTSGMPPTSSAPPLPNSQLVGLHHSSADALGAEPLHLQHLQHGPPPQAPPGYLIEGQLKYGPPGSAPPQPPPQLHSDPSSAGPPVPPQKYPGDMELKYNEAAVKFEASGKFAPQELKYPVPPPLDALKYSQEMQAAAAAAAAVGKYDMKYMIEQQGKYPVELAPPKPGYQEALKIPDVKPGFGHLPHNIGSPLDGSGPGPGHKYAPAGQPGPPGPLDPQQQPPGATPPPTIAMPKPHYQHDVQTPPLGRPFEPAGLMLKYGDPLAAKYGPPQPQDLKYPMPPVSAAGGENLIKSSPYGPPPESPIDASARSTPGQDSQGSNSNSNSQPPTSQSQAQTQPQQFQSPHPSPHMPSPAGGGLPPGMHPQNLISPHGHGPPPPNTSGAGPAPQPQPPTSLHQPVGGSSVPGQGPPSLQHGLPPGGPVGVPHSQMSSIASSLPGALSSLGAPTLSTMAPSHPMHPHMHPHQHPHLQTLQSLHRPHPDLPPAMHPHAPMPMSLQAPGPPPPHSHAHPLAPAHAQPSQVGPGPGGPGPAGTVRTPSPAQQQQPPPRSLHEPPPTSREPPSSHTSTAPSMASAVNSGPGQGPGPGPGPGPLPHQSPHAHRTSPLPGLAHPAGLIGHPMAIHPHLPHLPPGHPAHAALAHPGHHLLSHSIAGLSHGGGPIALLAGPGGLSGLPESALSRRTPPSHLSHPHASSAPTTPHSAAISTSMALTTTPSTVPSSAFSRASPSVQLTSGSAPGGPGGPGGSNSSTPNNSSSAAAAAAAAAAAHRAASPASSVGSLSRQSPLHPVPQSPLSHHPSSSALSAAAAAVAERDRHALLRQQSPHMTPPPVSSASGLMASPLSKMYAPQPGQRGLGTSPPPHLRPGASPPVIRHPQMPLPLPLIAPGGGIPQIGVHPGQSPYPHPLLHPSVFYSPHHHNPFNSPYGYPAYGPSFPTYMKPPPPAGPLDPAAVMAAHHAGLPGPPPQARQDEQNAAAAAAVAAEKQHSAAVAAAAAAAAQQQQQHKPPQQPQQQQQQQSQAQQPGGPPQNKPPTPKTPQGPGGVGVGLGGPGTPTGLPPGAYPGAHMPGYPPPPHPSPFAPQDGQPHGLKPTSHMDALRAHAHSANSAGLGGGHHPTEPLPIDIEPDPEPEIPSPTHNIPRGPSPEAKPDDTECHRSQSAIFVRHIDRGDYNSCTRTDLIFKPVTDSKLARKREERDRKLAEKERERRQQQQQQQQQQQQQQAAAAQQAAQQAKLKAELKPPYADTPALRQLSEYARPHVAFSPVEQMVPYHHPMSPMYSRERELEEIKNAQAAAASQSRLDPHWMEYYRRGIHPSQFPLYANPAISQMERERLGIPPPHHVGMDPGEHMIRLTREYHAHSHTHLHLPLHPQPQPPEAGFQLPPNVGQYPRPNMLIPREPHSDVLLRMSYADQLQAAEFQRQSLHEQYFRQRPR, via the exons GCAAAACTGCCCGATTATAATCCAATCTCAAGCTTCCCCGTTGACAAGGAAACCGATGAACGTGAACTAGAGGAAACAAGATGGAGTCCAGGCGTTGTGGCCGATGGCGACTTGTTAATGTTTCTGCGTGCCGCACGCTCCATGGCTGCATTTCAAGGAATGTGTGATGGCGGTTTAGAAGACGGTTGTTTGGCTGCCAGTCGCGACGACACAACAATTAACGCACTCGACGTG CTACACGATTCTGGCTACGATCCAGGCAAAGCTCTACAAGCGCTCGTAAAGTGCCCCGTTTCGAAGGGCATAGACAAGAAGTGGACCGAGGACGAAACGAAAAAGTTCATCAAGGGTCTTCGCCagtttggcaaaaatttcTTCAGGATCCACAAGGACCTGTTGCCGCACAAGGACACACCGGAGCTGGTCGAATTCTACTATCTGTGGAAGAAGACGCCCGGCGCCAACAACAATCGCCCCCATCGGCGACGCAGACAGAGCGCATTGCGTCGCAATCGTGTCACGCGCGCCAATAATAGCACACCTCCCAAAAAGGAGGACACCCCGGAACCACAAGCtgcgacgacggcgacggcggcggcgtcgGCTGCAGACACGGCTGCGAGTCGCTCATCGCCCGCTGTCTCCAAGGAGGAGAACAGTTCTCTCACCGAGGACGACGCCAGCGAGTGTGACAGTGATTCGAGTCTGACTAACAAAAGGGATGAATCACCCTCTAGGATGAGGACGCGTAATAAACAAcagaataacaataacaacaacaacagcagcagcgccagcaATGCAACCGGTGGTGGTGGCGTTGGCGGTGGAGGAGGTgcctccgctgctgctgcagctgccgcttcGGTTAATGCCTCTGGCAACACTGGCAGCGGCGGCAAGGATCAATCCTCGGGTGGCGCTGGCAATGCCAACAGCAGTTCGGTAGCCAACGGCAAACGGCCCAAGCGTGGCTCTGAGACCCCAGACGCAGCGGCAGCCGCCTCGGTCGATAGTCCCAAGACGCCAACCAAGAGCGTGGCGGAGGGATCGAGCAATAAGCGCAAGGGCGGCAAACAGGATACGCCGAACAAGAAGAAGCGCACCGAAACGGAGACGAACAGTAGCAGCGAGCAGacgaacaacagcaacgacgacaacgccATCAAGGACACCATCAAGCAACGCAAGCGTCCCGACAGTCCGGTCGAGAGCATGAACTCCGATTCACGTCCGGATTCGGTGCTCGACGATGGCGAATCGAATACAACGGACACGGACGGACGCACAGCGGAGCAGCAGTCCAGCAAGGATGGCAAAGAGCTTAACTGCAAGGAGGAGAGCGCTGTGACGTTGACGGGCGAGTTGGATGCTAAGTCAGAGCTGAACGAGAAACCAATCAAAATGGAAACATCCTGCGCCGACGACAGCAAAGACACCATCAAGAACATGGACGAGGAGACGAATATTCAGGCGCCGACCAGCATTCAACCGCTCAGCTTGAAGCCCACACATGTTGATGGGCTGATGAAGGAGTCCAGTTCCTTGGAGGCGCCACCAGTGATCGCCGCTGTGGCGCCCATTGCCATGAAGGTGCCCACAATTGCCACCGTTGAGGCGTTAAATGCGTCTGTGGATCGTGATCGCAAGGAGGCCATCGAGAAGATGGACATTTGCGAGAGCGATGCCGCGCGTGATCCCGAGCTGCTCAAGAAGCTTGCCAGTATAAAGCAGGAAGCGTcacctcaacaacaacagcagcaacagttgcagcagcagcaacaacagcagcagcaactgcaacaacaacagcagcagcaacaacaacagcaacaacagttgcccATTGTGCCGCCCGTCTCGGCAGCAGCGGGACCACTGCAGGAGCCCGTCTACATAAAGAAGGAACCAATGGAGGACTCCATGGACGCCACATGCAATCAAAACAGCAACGAGCCCCAAGATCTCAAGgtgaaaattgaaatcaaaaacgAGGATCACAAGATCAACACCAGCGGCATGCCGCCCACCAGCTCAGCACCGCCGCTGCCCAATTCCCAGCTGGTTGGACTGCACCACAGTTCCGCCGATGCCCTCGGCGCTGAGCCGCTGCATCTGCAGCACTTGCAACATGGTCCACCACCACAGGCGCCGCCTGGCTACCTCATTGAGGGGCAATTGAAGTACGGGCCGCCGGGTTCGGCGCCGCCacagccgccgccgcagctgcacagtgatCCGAGCAGCGCAGGACCGCCAGTGCCGCCCCAAAAGTATCCTGGCGATATGGAGCTGAAGTACAACGAGGCCGCCGTCAAGTTTGAGGCCAGCGGCAAGTTTGCGCCACAGGAACTCAAGTATCCGGTGCCGCCTCCGCTGGACGCCCTGAAGTACAGCCAAGAGATgcaggcagcagctgctgcagcggccGCTGTGGGCAAGTACGATATGAAGTACATGATCGAGCAGCAAGGCAAGTATCCGGTGGAATTGGCGCCACCCAAACCTGGCTACCAGGAGGCCCTCAAGATACCCGACGTCAAGCCGGGCTTTGGCCACTTGCCGCACAACATTGGCTCGCCCTTAGACGGCAGTGGTCCTGGGCCGGGACACAAATATGCACCCGCCGGCCAGCCTGGTCCGCCAGGCCCTCTGGAtccgcagcaacagccaccAGGAGCGACGCCGCCACCAACGATTGCCATGCCCAAGCCGCACTATCAGCACGATGTCCAAACACCGCCACTGGGACGACCCTTTGAGCCAGCCGGCCTTATGCTCAAGTACGGTGATCCGTTGGCAGCCAAATATGGGCCGCCACAGCCGCAGGATTTGAAGTATCCCATGCCACCCGTTTCCGCTGCCGGCGGCGAGAATTTGATCAAATCTTCGCCGTATGGTCCGCCGCCAGAGAGTCCCATTGATGCATCGGCACGCTCGACACCTGGCCAGGATAGCCAgggcagcaatagcaacagcaactcgcAGCCACCGACGTCACAGTCGCAAGCGCAAACGCAGCCACAGCAATTCCAGTCGCCACATCCGTCGCCGCATATGCCTTCGCCCGCTGGCGGCGGCCTGCCACCCGGCATGCATCCACAAAATCTCATCTCCCCGCACGGTCACGGACCACCGCCGCCCAATACATCCGGCGCTGGTCCCGCCCCCCAGCCGCAGCCGCCGACATCGCTCCATCAACCGGTGGGAGGCAGCTCGGTGCCGGGCCAGGGACCGCCCAGCCTGCAGCATGGTCTGCCCCCAGGCGGTCCAGTTGGTGTGCCGCACTCGCAGATGTCCTCGATTGCCTCCTCGCTACCGGGCGCGCTCTCGTCGCTGGGCGCACCCACGCTCTCGACGATGGCACCTTCGCATCCCATGCACCCGCATATGCATCCACATCAGCATCCGCATCTGCAAACGCTACAGTCGCTGCATCGTCCACATCCCGATCTGCCGCCCGCGATGCATCCGCATGCACCGATGCCAATGTCGCTGCAGGCCCCAGGACCGCCGCCACCGCACAGTCATGCACATCCCTTGGCGCCCGCGCATGCCCAACCATCACAAGTGGGTCCGGGACCCGGCGGTCCTGGCCCAGCGGGCACAGTGCGCACGCCATCGCCGgctcagcaacagcagccgccgccaCGCAGTCTGCACGAGCCGCCGCCTACGTCTCGGGAACCGCCTTCATCGCACACATCGACGGCGCCATCGATGGCCAGCGCTGTGAACTCGGGGCCAGGCCAAGGACCCGGACCGGGTCCGGGACCAGGACCATTGCCGCATCAGTCACCGCATGCGCATCGCACATCGCCGCTGCCCGGTCTCGCGCATCCGGCTGGCCTCATCGGTCATCCCATGGCCATACATCCGCATTTGCCGCACCTACCGCCAGGTCATCCGGCGCACGCAGCTTTGGCGCATCCCGGTCACCATCTGCTCTCGCATTCAATAGCCGGTCTGAGTCATGGCGGTGGTCCCATTGCTTTACTTGCGGGTCCGGGCGGTTTGAGTGGCTTGCCGGAGTCGGCGCTGAGTCGCCGCACGCCGCCCAGTCATTTGTCGCATCCACATGCTTCGTCGGCACCCACAACGCCTCACTCGGCGGCCATCTCGACGAGCATGGCGCTGACCACCACACCCAGCACGGTGCCATCGTCCGCTTTCAGTCGCGCCAGTCCCAGCGTTCAACTCACAAGCGGCTCCGCTCCCGGAGGTCCTGGTGGACccggtggcagcaacagcagcacaccGAACAACTCCTCCTCCGccgcggcagctgctgcggccgctgcagcagcgcaTCGTGCTGCCTCGCCAGCATCGAGTGTAGGCAGCCTGAGTCGTCAGAGTCCGCTGCATCCGGTGCCGCAGTCCCCGCTGAGTCATCATCCCTCATCGTCAGCGCTGTCCGCTGCAGCGGCCGCTGTGGCCGAGCGAGATCGCCATGCGCTACTGCGTCAGCAGTCGCCGCACATGACCCCTCCGCCGGTGTCAAGTGCCTCCGGTCTGATGGCCAGTCCGCTGAGCAAAATGTACGCACCGCAGCCGGGTCAACGTGGTCTGGGTACCTCGCCGCCGCCGCATCTGCGTCCCGGCGCATCACCGCCAGTTATACGCCATCCACAGAtgccgctgccattgccaCTAATTGCGCCGGGCGGTGGCATACCCCAGATTGGTGTGCATCCTGGACAGTCGCCGTATCCGCATCCTTTGCTGCACCCCTCGGTCTTCTACTCGCCACACCATCATAATCCATTCAACTCGCCCTACGGCTATCCGGCCTACGGACCCAGCTTCCCCACCTACATGAAACCGCCACCGCCAGCCGGTCCCCTTGATCCGGCTGCCGTCATGGCTGCCCATCATGCTGGTCTGCCCGGTCCGCCGCCCCAAGCGCGTCAGGATGAGCAGaatgccgccgccgcagcagctgtGGCTGCGGAGAAGCAGCAttcagcagcagtggcagcggccgcagcagcagcggcacagcaacaacagcagcacaaacCCCctcagcagccgcagcaacaacagcagcagcagtcgcaagCACAGCAGCCAGGAGGTCCGCCACAGAACAAGCCGCCCACGCCAAAGACGCCACAAGGCCCGGGTGGCGTGGGTGTTGGTCTGGGAGGTCCTGGCACGCCTACTGGTCTACCGCCTGGTGCATATCCAGGTGCGCATATGCCGGGTTATCCACCGCCACCGCATCCGTCGCCGTTTGCGCCGCAGGATGGACAGCCGCATGGCCTCAAGCCAACCTCGCACATGGATGCGCTGCGTGCCCATGCGCATTCTGCCAATTCGGCGGGTCTGGGCGGTGGACATCATCCAACCGAGCCAT TGCCCATTGACATTGAGCCGGATCCGGAGCCAGAGATACCCAGCCCCACACACAATATACCGCGAGGTCCCAGTCCCGAGGCCAAGCCCGACGACACCGAATGTCATCGCTCGCAGTCGGCCAT cTTTGTGCGTCATATTGATCGTGGCGACTATAACTCGTGCACGCGTACGGATTTGATCTTCAAGCCGGTAACGGACTCCAAGCTGGCGCGCAAACGCGAGGAACGCGATCGCAAACTGGCTGAAAAGGAGCGTGAGCGACGTCAA cagcagcaacaacagcagcagcagcaacaacaacagcaggccGCAGCCGCACAACAAGCAGCGCAACAAGCCAAGCTCAAAGCGGAACTGAAGCCACCATATGCGGATACGCCCGCCTTGCGTCAGCTGTCGGAATACGCGCGTCCACATGTCGCCTTCAG TCCTGTTGAGCAGATGGTGCCTTATCATCATCCAATGAGCCCCATGTATAGCAGAGAGAG AGAATTGGAGGAGATCAAGAACGCACAAGCGGCCGCAGCGAGTCAATCGCGACTGGATCCGCACTGGATGGAATACTACAGACG CGGCATACATCCCTCGCAATTCCCGCTGTATGCAAACCCGGCGATTTCACAAATGGAACGTGAGCGTTTGGGCATACCGCCGCCACATCATGTGGGCATGGATCCGGGCGAGCATATG ATACGATTGACGAGAGAATATCATGCACACTCTCATACTCATTTACATTTGCCTTTGCATCCACAGCCGCAACCACCGGAGGCCGGTTTCCAACTGCCAC CGAATGTTGGTCAATATCCACGGCCAAATATGCTTATACCTAGGGAGCCGCATTCGGATGTTTTGCTGAGGATGTCCTATGCAGATCAACTACAG GCCGCCGAATTTCAACGTCAATCGCTGCACGAGCAATACTTCAG ACAACGGCCCAGATAA